One stretch of Asterias rubens chromosome 8, eAstRub1.3, whole genome shotgun sequence DNA includes these proteins:
- the LOC117293399 gene encoding magnesium transporter NIPA2-like isoform X1 has product MLDPGSEENQTAWFDNSSNTESTPDLQTTLQWDIVTSNKTTIWDLISERTNDTTMSPDTDEVASKDFYIGLALAISSSIFIGSSFIIKKKALIKISTYSTRAGDGGYGYLKEWLWWAGFLLLGFGELFNFVAYAFAPATLVTPLGALSVLVAAVLSSYLLHEALNILGKVGCLLCILGSTIMVIHAPQEDAANSLEELVERLKDPAFITYICLVFVVAGVMIFYYAPKYGQQNILIYITICSIIGSLSVMAAKGLGISLKDFFGGTIHLSNPLIWLLVVCLVVFISIQMNYLNRALDVFNTSVVTPIYYVFFTTSVIVASAILFQEWMLMDPSSVLGTISGFVTIICGIFLLHAFKDVNMSLSDLPTATSRQGANGLIRSSESSPINNQDESRMITTETDTLLSETEEGLLN; this is encoded by the exons GTtctgaagaaaatcagacagcGTGGTTTGACAACTCCAGCAACACCGAATCCACACCCGATTTGCAGACCACCCTCCAGTGGGACATTGTGACCAGTAATAAGACAACCATCTGGGATCTCATCTCTGAAAGGACTAACGACACCACCATGTCTCCAGACACTGACGAAGTCGCATCCAAGGATTTCTACATTGGTCTGGCGCTGGCCATTAGCTCCAGCATCTTCATCGGGTCCAGCTTTATCATCAAGAAGAAAGCACTGATTAAGATATCTACCTACTCCACCAGAGcag GTGATGGTGGTTACGGATACCTTAAAGAATGGCTATGGTGGGCAGGATTCTTATTAT tGGGATTCGGCGAGTTGTTTAATTTTGTGGCCTACGCTTTCGCCCCAGCAACACTTGTGACTCCACTCGGTGCTCTCAGCGTATTAGTGGC AGCTGTACTGTCTTCATATCTCCTCCATGAAGCACTGAACATATTAGGCAAGGTAGGGTGCTTACTTTGCATCCTTGGCTCCACCATCATGGTCATACACGCCCCTCAAGAAGACGCAGCAAACTCTCTTGAGGAACTCGTAGAAAGACTAAAAGATCCAG CCTTCATCACCTACATCTGTCTGGTGTTCGTGGTAGCCGGGGTGATGATCTTTTACTATGCTCCAAAGTACGGTCAACAAAACATCCTAATCTACATCACCATCTGTTCCATCATTGGCTCACTCTCCGTCATGGCAGCCAAAGGACTTGGAATTTCCCTCAAGGATTTCTTCGGTGGTACAATTCACCTGTCCAACCCTCTGATATGGTTGTTGGTAGTCTGTTTAGTGGTGTTTATCTCCATCCAAATGAACTACCTGAACCGTGCACTGGACGTCTTTAACACCTCGGTGGTGACGCCTATTTATTATGTCTTTTTCACCACGAGCGTCATTGTGGCCTCGGCGATATTATTCCAGGAGTGGATGTTGATGGATCCGTCCTCCGTATTGGGCACCATATCCGGTTTTGTCACCATAATATGTGGTATATTCCTCTTACACGCGTTCAAGGATGTCAACATGAGTTTGAGTGATCTGCCCACAGCGACGTCTCGCCAAGGGGCAAACGGACTGATCAGAAGTTCAGAGTCGTCGCCGATTAATAACCAAGATGAGAGTAGAATGATCACTACAGAGACTGATACACTGTTGAGTGAGACAGAAGAAGGACTGTTAAACTGA
- the LOC117293399 gene encoding magnesium transporter NIPA2-like isoform X2 has translation MSPDTDEVASKDFYIGLALAISSSIFIGSSFIIKKKALIKISTYSTRAGDGGYGYLKEWLWWAGFLLLGFGELFNFVAYAFAPATLVTPLGALSVLVAAVLSSYLLHEALNILGKVGCLLCILGSTIMVIHAPQEDAANSLEELVERLKDPAFITYICLVFVVAGVMIFYYAPKYGQQNILIYITICSIIGSLSVMAAKGLGISLKDFFGGTIHLSNPLIWLLVVCLVVFISIQMNYLNRALDVFNTSVVTPIYYVFFTTSVIVASAILFQEWMLMDPSSVLGTISGFVTIICGIFLLHAFKDVNMSLSDLPTATSRQGANGLIRSSESSPINNQDESRMITTETDTLLSETEEGLLN, from the exons ATGTCTCCAGACACTGACGAAGTCGCATCCAAGGATTTCTACATTGGTCTGGCGCTGGCCATTAGCTCCAGCATCTTCATCGGGTCCAGCTTTATCATCAAGAAGAAAGCACTGATTAAGATATCTACCTACTCCACCAGAGcag GTGATGGTGGTTACGGATACCTTAAAGAATGGCTATGGTGGGCAGGATTCTTATTAT tGGGATTCGGCGAGTTGTTTAATTTTGTGGCCTACGCTTTCGCCCCAGCAACACTTGTGACTCCACTCGGTGCTCTCAGCGTATTAGTGGC AGCTGTACTGTCTTCATATCTCCTCCATGAAGCACTGAACATATTAGGCAAGGTAGGGTGCTTACTTTGCATCCTTGGCTCCACCATCATGGTCATACACGCCCCTCAAGAAGACGCAGCAAACTCTCTTGAGGAACTCGTAGAAAGACTAAAAGATCCAG CCTTCATCACCTACATCTGTCTGGTGTTCGTGGTAGCCGGGGTGATGATCTTTTACTATGCTCCAAAGTACGGTCAACAAAACATCCTAATCTACATCACCATCTGTTCCATCATTGGCTCACTCTCCGTCATGGCAGCCAAAGGACTTGGAATTTCCCTCAAGGATTTCTTCGGTGGTACAATTCACCTGTCCAACCCTCTGATATGGTTGTTGGTAGTCTGTTTAGTGGTGTTTATCTCCATCCAAATGAACTACCTGAACCGTGCACTGGACGTCTTTAACACCTCGGTGGTGACGCCTATTTATTATGTCTTTTTCACCACGAGCGTCATTGTGGCCTCGGCGATATTATTCCAGGAGTGGATGTTGATGGATCCGTCCTCCGTATTGGGCACCATATCCGGTTTTGTCACCATAATATGTGGTATATTCCTCTTACACGCGTTCAAGGATGTCAACATGAGTTTGAGTGATCTGCCCACAGCGACGTCTCGCCAAGGGGCAAACGGACTGATCAGAAGTTCAGAGTCGTCGCCGATTAATAACCAAGATGAGAGTAGAATGATCACTACAGAGACTGATACACTGTTGAGTGAGACAGAAGAAGGACTGTTAAACTGA